The sequence GCAGAATCTATACTAGGAAATTTCTTAGCCGAAAATAAAATACCTAGGGACAGGGTAGAGATAACAACAAAATTTGGTCTTGTACCAAAGAATAACAAGCTTATCAGATTATCTAAAAATATAGCAAGACAACTTATTAACCTTAATCCTAAAACTAAAAACTTAGTTAAGTCAGCAGCTAGTAAAGTTGCACCTAAAGTAGATTTTTCATTGGATACAGCAAAGGTAAGCATAGAAAAAAGTCTTAAATCTTTGCGTACCGATTATATTGATAATTTATTACTCCACCAATACGATTTTCAGAATCCACCTAATGACATTACTGATATATTTAATTTTTTGGAGTTAGAAAAAAAACGCGGTACGATTAAAAATTATGGATTCTCAACTTATCAATCACTAGATTTAGTAGCGAATTTTTTTATAACCAATAATTTAAACCCTGATATAATTCAAATTCCTTGCCAAATCAGCCAAAAACAAGATTATATTTGCTTTAAAGAGCTTACTCAAAAAGGGACAAATATTATTGTTCATTCACCTTTTAATATAGGTAAAAATTCTACATATATTTTTGATTATTTAGTTCGTAGCGATTTATTAAATCACTTAACTAATAGTTTAAACTTCCCTATTGAAAAAACTCAAGATATCTATTCAGTTTTACTTGCTTATTTCAAATCGATTAGTTCTCCCTATGCTATTGTTACTAGCATGTTCAATCTATCTCATATTAGAAAAAATAAAGAGATTATAGATAGACCTGTGCTCACTCAGAAGCAAGCCGAGTTATTCAAAAAAATTCTATCTGAAATTCAAGCATCCTGATTACTACCTTATTATGAAACTAACATCATCTTTTATTCAGTCTCCTTTAGCAATTCAAGTTCGCTCTAATTTGAGAAAATCTCTCTTCGGGAGAAAAATGCTACAAACTATTGCTAGCTCAATAAACAAAGACTATGAGGCTCGGTTTAATAAAGAGCTACTTGAAAGTATAAAATCTGGAGATACAGTATGGGACATAGGAGCGAATGTTGGCTTTTATACCCGAAAGTTTTTGGATATTGTTGGAACTGAAGGTCACGTCGTTGCAGTTGAACCAGCGCCATCGAGTGCGAAGGCATGTAGAAAGCTTATTAATCAGAATAATTATACAAACTTGACTGTAGTTGAATCAGCACTTAGCAGTGAAGTTGGAACAGCTGAACTTTCAGTTGGTGAAGATCCAACTTCACCAACTAATCGATTATCACAGCCCTCATCAAATACTTTGGCAATATCTGTTAGTACCGGTGATGTTCTATTAGAAAATCTGAGTTATTACCCCAATATCATCAAGATAGATGTAGAAGGTTTTGAAGTAGAAGTACTGAAAGGAATGGAGACAGTTCTTTCATTTTCAAAATTAAGAGCAGTGTTCATTGAAGTTCATTTTAAACTTCTTGAAGAAAATGGTTACACAAATGCCATTAAAATGATAGTTCAAATATTAAGTCAACATGGATTTTCTACTAAATGGATAGATTTTTCACATATCGTAGGATTTAAATCTGTGATGAAATAATCAGCCAATTTTATGTTCCTCTAAAATTACCTAAATTAAATTAAGATGCAATTATCTGTAATCATTTTGACATACAATGAAGCGCTAAATTTATCTACTTGTTTGGCAAGCTTAAAGTCCCTAGACGCAGACATTTTTATTGTAGACTCTGGCAGTTCCGATCAAACAGTTGAAATTGCAAAGCAAGCAAATTGCCAAGTTTTTTACAACCCTTTTGAAAATCAAGCTAAACAACTTAACTGGGCATTAGAAAATTTACCTATAAAAACTCCCTGGATAATGCGGCTCGATGCTGACGAACGAATCACTCCTGAATTAGCAGAAGAACTCAAACAAGTTTTACCCCAAACTCCAGAGGAAATTACAGGCTATCAAGTCAAACGCCGCGTCTTTTTTATGGGACGCTGGATTCGTCATGGCGGTTACTATCCTACTTGGCTTTTACGTGTGTGGCGTACAGGTATAGGTAACTGCGAACAACGCTGGATGGACGAGCATATTGTCCTATCTAAGGGTAAAGTAGCTAATCTCAAACATGACATTATCGACGAAAATCACAAAGGCTTAAACTTCTGGACAGATAAGCATAACCGCTATGCTGATCGAGAAGTTAAAGACATGCTAGGTTCAATTGTTGATGGTAAAGATGATTTGTTAAAAGTAAGTCAACATTCTCAAGTGACTCAACGGCGTTGGGTGAAAACAAATCTTTATGTGCGATCGCCCCTCTTTGTGAGAGCTTTCATTTACTTTTTACTGCGCTATTTCATTGGTTTAGGCTTCTTAGATGGCAAAGAGGGTATGATATTTCATTTCTTGCAAGGTTTTTGGTATCGCTTTCTAGTTGATGCCAAAATTTATGAGATGCGATTTAAAAACTAAAGTTTTATGAATTAGACATTTTCAAACAATTACAAATTCCTGCCGTCGATGCCCATACAACCTGGTCTAAATTGCCTTTCACCGATATAAAATCATATTATAGAGACCGGGTTCACTTCAACGAAACTGGCAATCAAGCTATAGCTGAATTACTATCAAAAAAGCTTTGCACTAATGCCGAATTAAAACTTTGTTCCAAAAATTAATTTTAATTAATGAAATGGCTTTCTAATTTCATATTTAAATACCGATTTATTGGCTTAGCAGCATTTCTCCTAATTCTGCTAGCAACAATCCCCATAAAATTAGCCATTGCATCCTATCAAGCACCACAACCCCAAGCTATTTTTATGCTTGGTGGTGGTTCAGATCGAGAAAAATTTACTGCCAAATTTGCTCAAAATCATCCGTCTTTAAATATTTGGGTTTCTAGCGGTAGTTCCTGCGATAAAGCAAACAAGATTTTTCGCAAAGCGGGTATTCCTGAAGAACGAGTAAACCTTGACTACCGTGCTGTAGATACAGTCACTAATTTTACTTCTTTAGTAAAAGACTTTGAAAAACTTAATCTAAAACATTTATATATAGTAACTTCTGATTTTCATCTGCCCAGAGCAAAGGCGATCGCCACAATTGTTCTTGGCAGCCACGGTATCACATTTACTGGTGTTTCTGTTCCTTCGCAGCAATCGGAAGAATCACTTTTACATATTTCTCGCGATATATTTCGTTCTATATTTTGGATTATTACAGGTCGCACCGGCGCAAGCCTTAATCCCGATCTTCCTTCCCGTAATGGTAGAAGATGCGACAACCAATAACTGGTAACTGCTAACTGTTAATATCCGCTACCATCAAGTAAGACGGTTATGTCATAGCACGTATGTACCAAACAGACCCGCCAATTCCTCCAAAAGAAAGTCTTCCTACAATGTACGATCTACCTAGTGAAGACCCAGAGGAACTGGGAAGGCCAGATGAATTTCATATTTATCAGCCGCAATTGTTGGAGGAAACTTTCCGTCCGCAAACTTATGGTGCCGATCAAGTTTTTGTTGCTAGCGATTTAAATCTTTACTATGATTCCCGCAATCCTTTATGGTATAAACGTCCCGATTGGTTTGCAGTAGTCGGAA comes from Rivularia sp. PCC 7116 and encodes:
- a CDS encoding aldo/keto reductase, whose amino-acid sequence is MEKTKLGFGCAPILGRVSKRESLQALKIAYEEGINYFDIARSYGWGEAESILGNFLAENKIPRDRVEITTKFGLVPKNNKLIRLSKNIARQLINLNPKTKNLVKSAASKVAPKVDFSLDTAKVSIEKSLKSLRTDYIDNLLLHQYDFQNPPNDITDIFNFLELEKKRGTIKNYGFSTYQSLDLVANFFITNNLNPDIIQIPCQISQKQDYICFKELTQKGTNIIVHSPFNIGKNSTYIFDYLVRSDLLNHLTNSLNFPIEKTQDIYSVLLAYFKSISSPYAIVTSMFNLSHIRKNKEIIDRPVLTQKQAELFKKILSEIQAS
- a CDS encoding FkbM family methyltransferase; translated protein: MKLTSSFIQSPLAIQVRSNLRKSLFGRKMLQTIASSINKDYEARFNKELLESIKSGDTVWDIGANVGFYTRKFLDIVGTEGHVVAVEPAPSSAKACRKLINQNNYTNLTVVESALSSEVGTAELSVGEDPTSPTNRLSQPSSNTLAISVSTGDVLLENLSYYPNIIKIDVEGFEVEVLKGMETVLSFSKLRAVFIEVHFKLLEENGYTNAIKMIVQILSQHGFSTKWIDFSHIVGFKSVMK
- a CDS encoding glycosyltransferase family 2 protein: MQLSVIILTYNEALNLSTCLASLKSLDADIFIVDSGSSDQTVEIAKQANCQVFYNPFENQAKQLNWALENLPIKTPWIMRLDADERITPELAEELKQVLPQTPEEITGYQVKRRVFFMGRWIRHGGYYPTWLLRVWRTGIGNCEQRWMDEHIVLSKGKVANLKHDIIDENHKGLNFWTDKHNRYADREVKDMLGSIVDGKDDLLKVSQHSQVTQRRWVKTNLYVRSPLFVRAFIYFLLRYFIGLGFLDGKEGMIFHFLQGFWYRFLVDAKIYEMRFKN
- a CDS encoding YdcF family protein, producing MKWLSNFIFKYRFIGLAAFLLILLATIPIKLAIASYQAPQPQAIFMLGGGSDREKFTAKFAQNHPSLNIWVSSGSSCDKANKIFRKAGIPEERVNLDYRAVDTVTNFTSLVKDFEKLNLKHLYIVTSDFHLPRAKAIATIVLGSHGITFTGVSVPSQQSEESLLHISRDIFRSIFWIITGRTGASLNPDLPSRNGRRCDNQ